The following are from one region of the Amycolatopsis sp. QT-25 genome:
- a CDS encoding DUF4383 domain-containing protein produces MTASPATVRRAPRQLIALGVGAVFLLVGILGFIPGITTNYEQLSGAGHESGALLLGVFQVSILHNIVHLAFGVAGILLARTVSGAKAFLVGGGVIYLVLWLYGLLIDHGSAANFVPVNNADNWLHLGLAVGMLALGLIPLSSSKAPIADSR; encoded by the coding sequence ATGACTGCATCGCCGGCCACGGTTCGGCGGGCTCCGCGTCAACTCATCGCCCTCGGCGTGGGCGCGGTCTTCCTGCTCGTCGGCATCCTCGGTTTCATCCCCGGCATCACGACGAACTACGAACAGCTGAGCGGCGCCGGTCACGAGTCCGGCGCGTTGCTGCTGGGCGTGTTCCAGGTGTCGATTCTGCACAACATCGTCCACTTGGCGTTCGGCGTCGCGGGGATCCTGTTGGCCCGGACGGTGAGCGGCGCGAAGGCGTTCCTCGTCGGTGGCGGGGTGATCTACCTCGTGCTCTGGCTGTACGGGTTGCTGATCGACCACGGCTCGGCGGCCAATTTCGTGCCGGTCAACAACGCGGACAACTGGCTGCACCTCGGGCTCGCCGTCGGGATGCTCGCCCTCGGGCTCATCCCGCTCTCCAGTTCGAAGGCGCCGATCGCCGACTCGCGCTAG
- a CDS encoding aldehyde dehydrogenase family protein, translating to MPLGVEQLLHDVARLGSMTSSDASAVVEELRDFFRSGATKPMDWRRTQLMGLRKLLSERADVFLEALYADLRKNTAEAKRAEIALVRNEIDHTLEHLDSWLAPEPAELPYPLRPGSGRVVREPLGVALIIGPWNYPLQLALAPLVGALAAGNCAVVKPSELSPNTSAAIAEHLPDYVEGVRVVEGAIPETTALLEQKFDIIFYTGNGTVGRIVMAAAAKHLTPVTLELGGKSPAIVEPGADLAVTAQRLAYGKFANAGQTCVAPDYVLAIGDTGPKLAEQLAATVEAMFGEDPATSDSYGRIISTRHHDRLTALLGDGTAVVGGQADRDEKYIAPTVLTGVSPDAPVMRDEIFGPILPIIEVPDVDAALAFVNERDKPLALYAFTESAETKRRIEAETSSGGLVFGAAIIHLAAPELPFGGVGESGMGRYHGRYSIDNFSHVKAVLDKPLAG from the coding sequence ATACCGCTCGGCGTCGAACAGCTTCTTCACGACGTCGCTAGGCTCGGATCCATGACCAGCAGTGATGCCTCCGCCGTAGTCGAAGAACTACGTGACTTCTTCCGTTCCGGCGCCACGAAACCGATGGATTGGCGCCGAACGCAGCTCATGGGCCTGCGGAAGCTCCTGTCCGAGCGGGCCGACGTGTTCCTCGAAGCGCTCTATGCCGATCTGCGCAAGAACACCGCCGAAGCGAAGCGCGCGGAGATCGCACTGGTGCGCAATGAGATCGACCACACGCTGGAGCACCTCGACTCCTGGCTGGCGCCGGAGCCCGCCGAGCTGCCGTATCCGCTGCGGCCGGGGAGCGGCCGCGTCGTACGTGAACCGCTCGGGGTCGCGTTGATCATCGGTCCGTGGAACTATCCGCTGCAGCTGGCGCTCGCGCCGCTGGTCGGAGCACTGGCGGCGGGGAACTGCGCGGTCGTGAAGCCGAGTGAGCTGTCCCCGAACACGTCGGCCGCGATCGCCGAGCATCTGCCGGACTACGTCGAGGGCGTCCGGGTCGTCGAGGGTGCGATCCCGGAGACGACGGCGCTGCTGGAGCAGAAGTTCGACATCATCTTCTACACCGGGAACGGGACGGTCGGCCGGATCGTCATGGCCGCGGCCGCGAAGCATCTCACGCCGGTCACGCTGGAACTGGGCGGGAAGAGTCCGGCGATCGTCGAGCCGGGCGCGGATCTCGCGGTGACCGCGCAACGGCTCGCGTACGGCAAGTTCGCCAACGCCGGCCAGACCTGCGTCGCGCCCGACTACGTCCTCGCGATCGGTGACACCGGCCCGAAACTCGCCGAGCAGCTGGCCGCGACCGTCGAAGCGATGTTCGGCGAGGACCCCGCCACCAGCGACTCCTACGGCCGCATCATCTCCACACGACATCACGACCGGCTCACCGCGTTGCTGGGCGACGGAACCGCGGTCGTCGGCGGTCAGGCCGACCGCGACGAGAAGTACATCGCCCCCACCGTGCTCACCGGTGTTTCCCCGGATGCCCCGGTGATGCGTGACGAGATCTTCGGCCCGATCCTGCCGATCATCGAGGTGCCCGACGTCGACGCGGCGCTGGCGTTCGTCAACGAACGGGACAAGCCGCTGGCGTTGTACGCCTTCACCGAATCGGCCGAAACCAAGCGCAGGATCGAGGCGGAGACGTCCTCAGGTGGCTTGGTGTTCGGCGCGGCGATCATCCACCTCGCGGCGCCGGAGTTGCCGTTCGGCGGGGTGGGCGAGAGCGGGATGGGCCGCTATCACGGCCGCTACTCCATCGACAACTTCAGCCACGTGAAGGCCGTGCTGGACAAGCCCCTCGCCGGCTGA
- a CDS encoding peptidoglycan-binding protein — MLTKVAVLATATALSFGVAAPAGAEVAVTALPAAGMEAVLKAAQIDPRRADSAVTPGAKDSVLLVEQALAAKGLLDQQYVDGHFGTSTINAYSSYQKSLGYTGIDASGLPGKTSLEKLGEGRYTVTAVVSAGSRLTYHGKTMNTRTKAMLVKAEALLGRQLTITQGSYNPGGVGASAGTHDGGGALDIGVEGMSSATRTDVARKLRQVGFAAWVRTPAQGFAYHIHAIALSDPDLSSGAQHQAGDYYLGYNGLAGRGADDGPAVSPKLTWEEYQRA, encoded by the coding sequence TTGTTGACCAAGGTAGCCGTGCTCGCGACAGCGACCGCGCTCTCCTTCGGCGTGGCCGCACCGGCCGGCGCCGAAGTGGCTGTGACCGCGTTGCCCGCGGCCGGCATGGAAGCGGTGCTGAAGGCCGCGCAGATCGACCCGCGCCGCGCTGACAGCGCAGTGACCCCGGGCGCCAAGGACAGCGTGCTGCTGGTGGAACAGGCGCTGGCAGCCAAGGGACTGCTCGATCAGCAGTATGTCGACGGCCACTTCGGCACGTCGACGATCAACGCGTACTCCAGCTATCAGAAGTCGCTGGGATACACGGGGATCGACGCCTCCGGCCTGCCGGGCAAGACCTCGCTCGAGAAGCTGGGCGAGGGCCGGTACACCGTCACCGCGGTGGTCTCCGCGGGAAGCCGCCTGACCTACCACGGCAAGACGATGAACACCCGGACCAAGGCGATGCTGGTGAAGGCCGAGGCGCTGCTCGGCAGGCAGCTCACCATCACGCAGGGCTCGTACAACCCCGGCGGCGTCGGTGCTTCGGCCGGGACGCACGACGGTGGCGGCGCGCTCGACATCGGCGTCGAGGGCATGTCCTCGGCCACGCGGACCGACGTCGCGCGGAAGCTGCGTCAGGTGGGCTTCGCGGCTTGGGTCCGGACCCCGGCCCAGGGCTTCGCTTACCACATCCACGCCATCGCCCTGTCCGATCCGGACCTGTCCTCCGGTGCGCAGCACCAGGCCGGTGACTACTACCTCGGCTACAACGGCCTCGCCGGCCGCGGTGCCGACGACGGCCCCGCCGTCTCGCCGAAGCTCACTTGGGAGGAGTACCAGCGGGCGTGA
- a CDS encoding cyclodeaminase/cyclohydrolase family protein has translation MEAQPVGQWLDELASKASTPGGGAGAAMNAAVGAALVSMVCNLTIGKPKYAEHEAAMTEALGKAEDLRRRALGLAADDAAAFDAVVSAYKLPKVTDEEKQARSAAIQAALVGAADVPLRTAALAADVIDVAASILDGANTNVISDIAVAASSAKSALESGVVNVEVNLASMSDEQLREQTEARLTEYTPAAGRADALIAQVRERLAR, from the coding sequence GTGGAGGCTCAACCGGTCGGTCAGTGGCTCGACGAGCTGGCTTCGAAGGCCTCGACGCCCGGTGGTGGAGCGGGTGCCGCGATGAACGCCGCGGTCGGTGCCGCCCTGGTCTCCATGGTGTGCAACCTGACCATCGGCAAGCCGAAGTACGCCGAGCACGAGGCCGCCATGACCGAGGCGCTGGGCAAGGCCGAGGACCTCCGCCGCCGCGCGCTCGGGCTCGCCGCCGACGACGCCGCCGCCTTCGACGCCGTCGTCTCGGCCTACAAGCTCCCGAAGGTCACCGACGAGGAGAAGCAGGCCCGCTCGGCCGCGATCCAGGCCGCGCTGGTCGGCGCCGCCGACGTCCCGCTGCGCACCGCCGCCCTCGCCGCCGACGTCATCGACGTCGCCGCCTCGATCCTCGACGGTGCCAACACGAACGTCATCTCCGACATCGCGGTCGCCGCATCGTCCGCCAAATCCGCGCTCGAATCGGGCGTGGTCAACGTCGAGGTCAACCTCGCGTCCATGTCGGACGAGCAACTCCGCGAGCAGACCGAGGCCCGGCTCACCGAATACACCCCCGCCGCCGGCCGCGCCGACGCCCTCATCGCCCAGGTACGCGAAAGGCTCGCCCGATGA
- a CDS encoding bifunctional 5,10-methylenetetrahydrofolate dehydrogenase/5,10-methenyltetrahydrofolate cyclohydrolase, with translation MTLIDGRAIAAAITAEVTETAAGLRESGTVPTLAVLVPTDDDATAWYVRSIERAAKKVGVGCRVVQLEKPTGEDVTRELDKLSADPSVHGIICQTPLPEGVTLDDVGAHIDPRKDVDGANPVSLGRLTAGLPTYAPATAAAVLEILKREQVALSGAQVAVVGRSTVVGKPAALLLLAENATVTVCHSRTKDLASVTKTADVLVVAVGRAHFVGADHVKPGAVVIDVGTNPTPEGGLVGDVDQAAVEEIAGSITPVPGGVGPVTTSLLLRHTVTAAQS, from the coding sequence ATGACGCTGATCGACGGGCGCGCGATCGCCGCCGCCATCACCGCCGAGGTCACCGAGACCGCCGCCGGACTACGCGAATCGGGCACCGTCCCGACGCTGGCCGTGCTCGTGCCGACCGACGACGACGCCACCGCCTGGTACGTGCGCTCGATCGAACGCGCGGCGAAGAAGGTCGGCGTCGGCTGCCGGGTGGTCCAGCTCGAAAAGCCGACCGGCGAGGACGTCACCCGCGAACTCGACAAGCTCTCCGCGGACCCGTCGGTCCACGGCATCATCTGCCAGACCCCGCTGCCCGAAGGCGTGACGCTCGACGACGTCGGCGCGCACATCGATCCGCGCAAGGACGTCGACGGCGCCAACCCGGTCAGTCTCGGCAGGCTCACCGCGGGCCTCCCGACCTACGCTCCCGCCACCGCCGCGGCAGTGCTGGAGATCCTGAAGCGCGAGCAGGTCGCCCTGTCCGGTGCCCAGGTCGCCGTCGTCGGCCGCTCCACCGTGGTCGGCAAACCCGCCGCGCTGCTGCTGCTCGCCGAGAACGCGACGGTCACCGTCTGCCACTCGCGCACCAAGGATCTCGCGTCGGTCACCAAGACCGCCGACGTCCTGGTCGTGGCCGTCGGCCGCGCGCACTTCGTCGGCGCGGACCACGTCAAGCCCGGTGCCGTGGTCATCGACGTCGGCACGAACCCGACGCCTGAAGGCGGGCTCGTCGGCGACGTCGACCAGGCGGCCGTCGAGGAGATCGCGGGATCGATCACGCCGGTCCCCGGCGGTGTCGGCCCGGTCACGACGTCGCTGCTGCTGCGGCATACCGTCACCGCCGCGCAGTCCTGA
- a CDS encoding cellulose binding domain-containing protein, whose amino-acid sequence MTRKRLLAALAATASAVVLFGAVVTAEAAAPSLSAAFTQSSVWNSGYGGKYTLTNAGDANSTRWTIEFDLPAGTAVSTSWSSVLTRTGQHYKVTNAGFNGTIEPGGSASFGFTTSGPGLPTACTIDGSPCGGGAPSTTTVPATTTTSEPPTTITTVPAGDVVDVGTAAELQAALAEASPGQTIRLAAGIYRGSFVGTTPGTAVAPITVTGPSTAVLINDGPSGEAPSCPAPAAGWDSGYGFWLYGAPYWQLKGFTVQESKKGIVADNSHHTLIEGVRVHRIDEEAVHFRRSSADSVIRDSTISHTGLGQAGYGEGVYLGSANSNWACHGNSGGVDRGDRIQVLGNHIGPYVAAEAIDVKEGTADGVIRGNIFDGQGVSGQNSADSWVDVKGTGYVIEGNTGTFASPGTFANGYETHNPATTPSFPNGCGNVWRDNKSDLGGVGQYAIKITSTSKCADRPNVVRASNTVSRAVRGLTNIPVTP is encoded by the coding sequence ATGACGAGGAAACGACTGCTCGCCGCGCTCGCGGCCACGGCGTCGGCGGTGGTCCTGTTCGGCGCCGTCGTCACCGCCGAGGCCGCCGCGCCGAGCCTGTCCGCCGCCTTCACCCAGAGTTCGGTCTGGAACAGCGGATACGGCGGCAAGTACACGCTGACCAACGCGGGGGACGCGAACAGTACGCGGTGGACGATCGAATTCGATCTTCCCGCAGGCACCGCGGTCAGCACGTCGTGGAGTTCGGTGCTCACCCGCACCGGACAGCACTACAAGGTCACCAACGCGGGTTTCAACGGCACGATCGAACCGGGCGGGTCGGCGAGCTTCGGCTTCACCACCTCCGGACCGGGCCTGCCGACCGCCTGCACGATCGACGGCAGCCCGTGCGGGGGAGGAGCACCGAGCACGACCACGGTGCCGGCCACCACGACCACGAGCGAACCGCCGACGACCATCACCACGGTCCCGGCGGGTGACGTCGTCGACGTGGGCACCGCGGCCGAGTTGCAGGCCGCGCTGGCGGAGGCGAGCCCCGGCCAGACCATCCGGCTGGCGGCCGGAATTTACCGGGGTTCGTTCGTCGGCACGACACCGGGGACGGCGGTCGCGCCGATCACGGTGACCGGACCGTCGACCGCGGTGCTGATCAACGACGGCCCGTCCGGGGAGGCGCCCTCCTGTCCGGCTCCGGCCGCGGGCTGGGACTCCGGGTACGGGTTCTGGCTCTACGGCGCACCGTACTGGCAGCTCAAGGGTTTCACCGTGCAGGAGTCGAAGAAGGGCATCGTCGCCGACAACTCGCACCACACGCTGATCGAGGGGGTGCGGGTGCACCGGATCGACGAGGAGGCCGTGCACTTCCGCCGTTCCTCGGCCGACAGCGTCATCCGCGACTCGACGATCAGCCACACCGGTCTCGGGCAGGCCGGTTACGGCGAGGGCGTCTACCTCGGCTCGGCGAACTCGAACTGGGCATGCCACGGGAACTCCGGCGGAGTCGACCGCGGTGACCGGATCCAGGTGCTCGGCAATCACATCGGACCATACGTCGCCGCGGAGGCCATCGATGTCAAGGAGGGCACCGCGGACGGCGTGATCCGGGGCAATATCTTCGACGGCCAAGGGGTTTCCGGGCAGAACTCGGCCGATTCCTGGGTCGACGTCAAGGGAACCGGGTACGTGATCGAAGGCAACACCGGCACCTTCGCTTCGCCAGGAACGTTCGCGAACGGCTACGAGACGCACAACCCCGCCACCACCCCGTCGTTCCCGAATGGCTGCGGGAACGTGTGGCGGGACAACAAGTCCGATCTCGGCGGCGTCGGCCAGTACGCCATCAAGATCACGTCGACGTCGAAGTGCGCGGACCGGCCCAACGTCGTCCGCGCGTCCAACACCGTGTCGAGGGCGGTGAGGGGGCTGACCAACATCCCCGTCACACCCTGA
- a CDS encoding cellulose binding domain-containing protein, giving the protein MSRKSPLRRAVLPAFAAVVATAALLQVPPDAADAAPGPGSLTGLDVGAAKRRTPVAGLYDWSKAGYRGGAALPSSGEVNPNATCQVTAAELASQYNVKPDDGTDDTTGIQAAIDGIKSACSPSGGYTKLSTITFPAGRFDVTHEIHVDADYLILRGAGKDVTRFVYRPDTNTLYDSLTPDGSDWDEDGMTSGAGKGGWLWPGRGLFRVQSRGVHTSYASDHASAPANRKDIFEGTINVHWKAGVKLRGKPGDTAFAARMGDKVVHLGSGGALTSFAAGNLVNIRAANSQRFYEQQQATPTTFPLLNTHIRQQIFTIAALDPTARTITLDKPLEYDVPVNSTSDGSAPIDGAVYDSKAAPLVDPVVGVGFENFGFTQDMPGLNPAEANNNYGNMAPAAEMHGIVFKWAANSWVRGIRAEMTGSHPIVTEEAKNLQIVDNELDGSWNKGKGGNGYFRGSRVWDSLYAGNTSTLLRHFTFQWSASGNVVIGNSFDSDLNLHGGWERNNLFELNTVKVPYAHRSGNCRAHCGEEGGGGPDDSNWFPIWWGAGKKAVKWSGATGYRNVFFNNAMTKQLTDNGPYNDFYADRHRIHVFGWDGTAYKHLDVNGTPITDWAKNEQRDYTGGHGVDATRTDATSSLFLKSVDGTPPSSPTSQPSTTTTTSPAPGACLNAAFIRKSVWGGGYGGGFTVTNSCPDAVGSWAVEFDLPAGTTVTGSWSSVLTKTGQHHRFGNATHNGSVKPGGTATFGFNAAGQGLPVACTIAGTKCGGTE; this is encoded by the coding sequence GTGTCCCGAAAAAGTCCTCTTCGTCGTGCCGTCCTCCCGGCGTTCGCCGCGGTGGTCGCCACCGCCGCGTTACTGCAGGTACCGCCGGACGCGGCGGACGCGGCGCCGGGGCCCGGTTCGCTGACCGGTCTCGACGTCGGCGCCGCCAAGCGCCGCACGCCGGTCGCCGGGCTCTACGACTGGTCCAAGGCCGGGTACCGGGGTGGTGCCGCGCTGCCAAGCTCCGGTGAAGTGAATCCGAACGCCACCTGTCAGGTCACCGCGGCGGAACTGGCGAGCCAGTACAACGTCAAGCCCGACGACGGCACCGACGACACCACCGGGATCCAGGCGGCGATCGACGGAATCAAGAGCGCGTGCTCGCCGTCCGGCGGCTACACCAAGCTGAGCACGATCACCTTCCCGGCTGGCCGGTTCGACGTCACGCACGAGATCCACGTCGACGCCGACTACCTGATCCTGCGGGGCGCGGGCAAGGACGTCACCAGGTTCGTCTACAGACCCGACACGAACACCCTCTACGACTCGCTCACCCCGGACGGTTCCGACTGGGACGAGGACGGGATGACCTCGGGTGCGGGCAAAGGCGGCTGGCTGTGGCCGGGGCGCGGGCTGTTCCGCGTCCAGTCCAGGGGAGTGCACACCTCCTACGCGAGTGATCACGCTTCGGCGCCCGCGAACCGCAAGGACATCTTCGAGGGCACGATCAACGTCCATTGGAAGGCCGGGGTGAAGCTGCGGGGCAAGCCGGGTGACACCGCCTTCGCCGCGCGGATGGGGGACAAGGTCGTCCACCTGGGGAGCGGCGGTGCCCTGACCTCGTTCGCCGCGGGGAACCTGGTCAACATCCGGGCGGCCAACTCGCAGAGGTTCTACGAGCAGCAGCAGGCCACACCGACCACGTTCCCGTTGCTGAACACGCACATCCGCCAGCAGATCTTCACGATCGCCGCGCTCGATCCCACGGCGCGCACCATCACCCTGGACAAGCCACTCGAGTACGACGTCCCGGTGAACTCCACTTCGGACGGCTCGGCCCCGATCGACGGCGCCGTCTACGACTCGAAGGCGGCGCCGCTGGTCGACCCGGTGGTCGGCGTCGGCTTCGAGAATTTCGGCTTCACCCAGGACATGCCGGGGCTGAACCCCGCCGAGGCGAACAACAACTACGGGAACATGGCGCCCGCCGCGGAGATGCACGGGATCGTGTTCAAGTGGGCGGCGAACTCCTGGGTCCGCGGTATCCGCGCGGAGATGACCGGTTCGCATCCGATCGTCACCGAGGAGGCCAAGAACCTCCAGATCGTCGACAACGAACTCGACGGCTCGTGGAACAAGGGCAAGGGCGGCAACGGCTACTTCCGCGGCTCCCGGGTCTGGGACTCGCTCTATGCCGGCAACACCTCGACCCTGTTGCGGCATTTCACCTTCCAGTGGTCCGCCTCGGGCAACGTGGTGATCGGCAACTCGTTCGACTCCGACCTGAACCTGCACGGAGGCTGGGAGCGCAACAACCTCTTCGAGCTGAACACGGTCAAGGTCCCGTACGCGCACCGTTCGGGGAACTGCCGGGCCCACTGCGGTGAAGAGGGCGGAGGCGGTCCCGACGACTCGAACTGGTTCCCGATCTGGTGGGGCGCGGGCAAGAAGGCCGTCAAATGGTCCGGTGCCACCGGCTACCGCAACGTGTTCTTCAACAACGCCATGACCAAGCAGCTCACGGACAACGGACCGTATAACGACTTCTACGCCGACCGGCACCGTATCCATGTCTTCGGCTGGGACGGCACCGCGTACAAGCACCTCGACGTCAACGGCACACCGATCACCGACTGGGCGAAGAACGAGCAACGGGACTACACCGGTGGACACGGGGTCGACGCGACCAGGACCGACGCCACGTCGTCGCTGTTCCTGAAGTCCGTCGACGGGACTCCGCCGTCCTCGCCGACAAGCCAGCCCTCCACCACGACCACGACCAGTCCGGCTCCCGGTGCGTGCCTGAACGCGGCGTTCATTCGTAAATCGGTGTGGGGCGGTGGTTACGGCGGCGGTTTCACCGTCACCAACAGCTGCCCCGACGCGGTGGGCTCGTGGGCGGTCGAGTTCGATCTGCCCGCCGGGACGACGGTCACCGGTTCTTGGAGTTCGGTGCTGACCAAGACCGGGCAGCACCACCGATTCGGGAACGCGACCCACAACGGAAGCGTCAAACCCGGTGGCACGGCGACGTTCGGCTTCAACGCCGCCGGTCAGGGACTCCCGGTCGCGTGCACGATCGCCGGAACGAAATGCGGAGGCACGGAATGA
- a CDS encoding S4 domain-containing protein, with amino-acid sequence MESTRVDRWLWAVRLTKTRPDAAAACRGGHVRVNGKPAKPATTVVAGDEVRARVSDTTRILEVTRVIQKRVGAADAATCFIDRTPPPPPEAATPVARRERGAGRPTKRERRVLDRFRSGEQ; translated from the coding sequence GTGGAGTCCACTCGAGTTGATCGCTGGCTGTGGGCCGTCCGGCTGACCAAGACGCGTCCGGACGCCGCGGCGGCGTGTCGTGGCGGCCATGTCCGCGTGAACGGCAAACCGGCCAAACCCGCGACCACGGTCGTGGCCGGCGACGAGGTCCGTGCACGCGTCAGCGACACGACGCGGATCTTGGAGGTGACCCGGGTGATCCAGAAACGGGTCGGTGCCGCCGACGCCGCAACCTGTTTCATCGACCGGACACCCCCGCCGCCGCCCGAAGCCGCCACGCCGGTCGCGCGACGGGAGCGGGGGGCCGGCCGTCCGACCAAGCGGGAACGCCGTGTGCTCGACCGGTTCCGCTCAGGAGAACAGTGA
- a CDS encoding carboxymuconolactone decarboxylase family protein, translating to MSIGIPEGKDPIGYVWGEMVPGTGVAASNLSLAVYSHTTLGLREFEAARLRIAQLNGCVFCLDWRTERDGVKVEAESIDAVTEWRTTDAFDSAGRSAVTQPPYPEPMTSAGIRAASAIELLA from the coding sequence ATGAGCATCGGCATTCCCGAGGGCAAGGACCCGATCGGCTACGTGTGGGGCGAGATGGTGCCCGGTACCGGTGTCGCGGCCTCGAATCTCTCCCTGGCGGTCTACTCGCACACCACGCTGGGGCTCCGCGAGTTCGAGGCGGCCCGGCTGCGGATCGCGCAGCTCAACGGTTGCGTCTTCTGCTTGGACTGGCGGACCGAACGCGACGGTGTGAAGGTCGAGGCGGAGTCCATCGACGCGGTGACCGAATGGCGCACCACCGACGCGTTCGACTCGGCCGGCCGGAGCGCGGTGACGCAGCCGCCGTATCCGGAACCGATGACGAGCGCCGGGATTCGGGCGGCGTCGGCGATCGAACTTCTCGCGTAA
- a CDS encoding Cmx/CmrA family chloramphenicol efflux MFS transporter, with product MPLFVHVLGLAVFAQGTSEFMASGLVPGIAGELSVPVGAAAALTSAYAVGMIVGAPAMAVLSARWPRRRALAGFLTAFVVVHVIGAVTTSFPLLFGTRVVAAVVNAGFLAVAMPVAVALAPQGKQARATAVLLAGITLSCVAGVPAGAVLGEFAGWRSAFWAVAALCLPALVLVFRSAPADAADPQEVSIRREARELRRPPVRQTMVLAALVNGATFATFAFLAVIATDVAHLSAGAVSGLLAAFGVGAFLGVTVAGRTGDGELRRGLVLALAVLPVGWAVLAATGAQPVALFVLTTVQGGLSFGCGSALVARVMHVTPGAPTLGGSFATVALNAGAFLGPVLAGFVTGPTGDYRHAIWISAAIALVPLPVVLRRKVLIRP from the coding sequence TTGCCCCTGTTCGTTCATGTCCTCGGCCTTGCCGTCTTCGCGCAAGGCACTTCTGAATTCATGGCTTCCGGTCTCGTTCCGGGAATCGCCGGTGAACTGTCCGTCCCAGTGGGCGCGGCCGCCGCGCTGACGTCCGCCTACGCCGTCGGAATGATCGTCGGCGCCCCGGCCATGGCCGTGCTCAGCGCGCGCTGGCCTCGCCGCCGGGCCTTGGCCGGGTTCCTGACCGCCTTCGTCGTGGTGCACGTCATCGGCGCCGTGACGACGAGCTTTCCGCTGCTGTTCGGCACCCGGGTCGTCGCGGCGGTCGTCAACGCGGGTTTCCTCGCCGTGGCCATGCCTGTCGCGGTCGCTCTGGCGCCACAGGGAAAGCAGGCGCGGGCGACCGCTGTCCTGTTGGCGGGGATCACGCTGTCGTGTGTCGCCGGGGTGCCGGCCGGAGCAGTGCTCGGTGAGTTCGCGGGCTGGCGTTCCGCGTTCTGGGCCGTCGCCGCGTTGTGCCTTCCCGCGCTGGTGTTGGTGTTCCGTTCCGCGCCCGCCGACGCGGCAGACCCGCAGGAAGTCTCGATCAGGCGCGAAGCTCGGGAGTTGAGAAGGCCTCCGGTGCGGCAGACGATGGTCCTTGCCGCTTTGGTCAACGGCGCCACCTTCGCGACTTTCGCCTTCCTGGCGGTCATCGCGACGGATGTCGCCCACCTCTCGGCCGGGGCGGTTTCCGGCCTGCTCGCGGCCTTCGGCGTCGGGGCGTTCCTCGGCGTCACCGTGGCGGGCCGTACGGGCGACGGTGAACTCCGGCGCGGCTTGGTACTCGCGTTGGCCGTCCTGCCGGTGGGTTGGGCGGTGTTGGCGGCGACCGGCGCGCAGCCCGTCGCCTTGTTCGTCCTGACGACCGTCCAAGGTGGACTTTCGTTCGGCTGCGGTTCCGCACTCGTGGCGCGGGTGATGCACGTGACTCCCGGGGCGCCGACGCTCGGTGGTTCGTTCGCGACGGTCGCGCTCAACGCCGGCGCGTTCCTCGGGCCGGTGCTCGCCGGTTTCGTCACGGGGCCGACCGGGGACTATCGGCACGCCATCTGGATCAGCGCGGCGATCGCTCTGGTCCCGCTTCCGGTCGTCCTGCGGAGAAAGGTGCTGATTCGCCCCTGA
- a CDS encoding formylglycine-generating enzyme family protein, whose translation MKMITVPAGEVTLSDRRTRRSWAVEVASFLLAPVPVTHEPGRFPLVDVSWPNALRICNTLSEREGLTPAYEPDSPTWDRSANGYRLPTEAEWEHACRAGTTGPRYGPLDEIAWYRENSAESVHEVGGKVPNAWGLHDMLGNVWEWCWDVYDAEVYGEYRVLRGGGWFDEHWSCRASVRRRSHPTFRVDDVGFRLARSL comes from the coding sequence ATGAAGATGATCACCGTGCCGGCGGGCGAAGTAACGCTTTCGGACCGGCGCACACGGCGGAGCTGGGCGGTCGAGGTCGCCTCGTTCCTGCTCGCCCCGGTTCCGGTCACCCACGAGCCCGGCCGGTTCCCCCTCGTCGACGTCTCGTGGCCGAACGCCCTCCGTATCTGCAACACCTTGTCGGAACGCGAAGGTCTCACTCCCGCTTACGAGCCGGATTCGCCGACCTGGGACCGGTCCGCGAACGGCTACCGCCTCCCCACCGAGGCGGAATGGGAACACGCCTGTCGCGCCGGCACGACCGGTCCTCGCTACGGACCACTCGACGAGATCGCCTGGTACCGCGAGAACTCGGCGGAGTCCGTGCACGAGGTCGGCGGGAAGGTGCCCAACGCGTGGGGCCTGCACGACATGCTGGGCAACGTCTGGGAATGGTGCTGGGACGTGTACGACGCCGAGGTGTACGGCGAGTACCGGGTCCTTCGGGGCGGTGGCTGGTTCGACGAGCACTGGAGCTGCCGGGCTTCGGTGCGGCGTCGTAGTCACCCGACCTTCCGTGTCGACGACGTCGGCTTCCGTCTCGCCCGGTCACTGTGA